From Polaribacter butkevichii, a single genomic window includes:
- a CDS encoding purple acid phosphatase family protein: MKKNRMLALAVVMFTQFLLAQKIEIKPYLQDAEPTSIKIMWQTNSGEEAIVYWGTKKNKLKNKTKGISFDVNFTEKRVHEVALSGLERFTTYYYKVQTGKAISEIYQFKTPPFAGTTKKINLVAMSDMQNDWQHPTKFKEVVEKGVLTYFDKHYKGDISDNLAMVVIPGDLVERGTSFNQWEEDFFKQSEKLFSKVPVYPVPGNHERNSDYFFKYFSLPKNGSPEYAEHWWFKDYANTRIIGLDSNDGYRDIKQQLVWLKELLEKTAKNDEIDFVFAQLHHPHKSELWIPGEEDFSGKVVKLLEEFSEKSNKPSLHFFGHTHGYSRGQSKEHKHLWVNVASAGGAIDNWGEFEGRDYDEFTVTQDEYGFVLATIDPNKENPSFTLKRISRGNNIQFRNNELRDSITVFKKTIQPNTPLLNDFDTEKQPIYKVVLKANSFKTDKDKAFHAASNWQVSTTKDFSKIVYNSWKQHENWYYRENRQKDDDLTDEVVDRKLNNDTTYYVRVRYRDQFLNWSNWSAVKTFKTIK; this comes from the coding sequence ATGAAAAAAAATAGAATGTTAGCACTTGCTGTTGTTATGTTTACACAGTTTTTGCTAGCTCAAAAAATAGAAATAAAACCTTATTTGCAAGATGCAGAACCAACTTCAATCAAAATTATGTGGCAAACTAATTCTGGTGAAGAGGCAATTGTGTATTGGGGTACCAAAAAGAACAAATTAAAAAACAAAACAAAAGGTATTTCTTTTGATGTTAATTTTACGGAAAAAAGAGTACATGAAGTTGCTTTGTCTGGTTTAGAAAGATTTACAACCTATTACTATAAAGTACAAACAGGTAAAGCAATATCAGAAATTTATCAATTTAAAACACCTCCATTTGCAGGAACCACCAAAAAAATAAATTTGGTAGCTATGAGTGATATGCAAAACGATTGGCAACATCCAACAAAGTTTAAAGAAGTAGTAGAAAAAGGGGTTTTAACGTATTTTGATAAACATTATAAAGGCGATATCTCAGACAATTTAGCCATGGTAGTTATTCCTGGAGACTTAGTAGAAAGAGGAACTAGTTTCAATCAATGGGAAGAAGATTTTTTTAAGCAATCAGAAAAATTATTTTCTAAAGTACCTGTATATCCAGTTCCTGGAAATCATGAGCGAAATTCTGATTATTTCTTTAAATATTTTAGTCTTCCAAAAAATGGGAGTCCAGAATATGCCGAACATTGGTGGTTTAAAGATTATGCAAATACTAGAATTATTGGTTTAGATTCTAACGATGGTTATAGAGATATAAAACAACAATTAGTGTGGTTAAAAGAGTTGTTAGAAAAAACAGCTAAAAATGATGAGATAGATTTTGTTTTTGCACAATTACATCATCCACATAAATCAGAATTATGGATTCCGGGAGAAGAAGATTTTTCAGGAAAAGTAGTAAAGTTATTAGAGGAGTTTAGTGAGAAATCTAACAAGCCAAGTTTGCACTTTTTTGGGCACACACATGGGTATTCTAGAGGGCAATCTAAAGAACACAAACACCTTTGGGTAAATGTGGCATCCGCCGGAGGCGCTATTGATAATTGGGGAGAATTTGAAGGTAGAGATTACGACGAATTTACCGTAACACAAGACGAGTATGGTTTTGTATTGGCAACGATAGACCCGAATAAAGAAAACCCTTCTTTTACCTTAAAAAGAATTAGTAGAGGGAATAACATTCAATTTAGAAATAACGAACTCAGAGATAGTATTACGGTTTTTAAGAAAACGATTCAACCCAATACCCCTCTTTTAAATGATTTTGATACAGAAAAACAACCTATTTATAAAGTTGTTTTAAAAGCAAATTCTTTTAAAACAGATAAGGATAAAGCGTTTCATGCCGCTTCTAATTGGCAAGTTTCTACTACCAAAGATTTCTCTAAAATAGTGTACAATTCTTGGAAACAACATGAGAATTGGTATTACAGAGAAAACAGACAAAAAGACGATGATTTAACTGATGAAGTTGTAGATAGAAAACTAAATAATGATACTACTTATTATGTGCGTGTACGTTATAGAGACCAGTTTTTAAATTGGAGTAATTGGTCGGCAGTAAAAACATTTAAAACCATTAAGTAA
- a CDS encoding SusD/RagB family nutrient-binding outer membrane lipoprotein, translating to MKKVSLEKVNFLNATTDEEKLELILTQKYLTSFLQGGWKMYFDHLRTGVPEFPYLGSDTPPTRWIYPLDEYNNNSANVTEAIERQFGGSNDGIREITWWLK from the coding sequence ATGAAAAAAGTATCATTAGAAAAAGTGAACTTTTTAAATGCAACTACAGATGAAGAAAAATTAGAATTAATTTTAACTCAAAAGTATTTAACGTCTTTTTTACAAGGAGGATGGAAAATGTACTTTGATCATTTAAGAACAGGGGTTCCTGAGTTTCCTTATTTAGGTTCAGACACACCACCAACAAGATGGATTTATCCTTTAGACGAATACAATAACAATTCAGCAAATGTAACTGAAGCTATTGAAAGACAATTTGGAGGTTCTAACGACGGAATTAGAGAAATTACTTGGTGGTTAAAATAA
- a CDS encoding carboxypeptidase-like regulatory domain-containing protein, producing MKHKFLSDFLILILLFLGTAVFSQQVLKGKVVDETGALLPEASVRVLKENKWTTTDFDGNFKIEYKDEKSIIRKSELFKCNYR from the coding sequence ATGAAACACAAATTTTTAAGTGATTTTTTAATTTTAATCTTACTATTTCTGGGGACAGCAGTTTTTTCTCAGCAAGTTTTAAAGGGAAAGGTGGTAGATGAAACTGGAGCTTTATTACCGGAAGCAAGTGTTCGTGTATTAAAAGAAAATAAATGGACAACCACTGATTTTGATGGAAATTTTAAGATAGAGTATAAAGATGAAAAAAGTATCATTAGAAAAAGTGAACTTTTTAAATGCAACTACAGATGA
- a CDS encoding head GIN domain-containing protein: MKIKIITLVISLLFINTHVSAQTTIKLENDFDKVIVSPHIEAIFKKGAVPSIIIEDISVPIEKFKYELNKGTLQVYLEGAKTYTKNKKVTNNYQKKVPLYNNRVVKVIITYVDVKIFSLRGEEKITFQTPLVQDECKLRIYGKSEVTIKKMDVDKLDVSIYGDSFLNIEKGTINKQKITAYGPSKVMAVDVVSKETKITAYGDGTFQFNVSEKIKVNSYGESTVLYKGGAQLKKGIVIGESTIRKLL; this comes from the coding sequence ATGAAAATAAAAATTATCACTCTTGTAATCTCCTTACTATTTATAAATACTCATGTAAGTGCACAAACAACAATAAAGTTAGAGAATGATTTTGATAAAGTTATTGTTAGTCCACATATAGAAGCAATCTTTAAGAAAGGAGCTGTACCAAGCATTATAATTGAAGATATTTCAGTACCAATAGAAAAATTTAAATATGAATTAAATAAAGGAACACTGCAAGTGTATTTAGAAGGTGCTAAAACATATACTAAAAATAAAAAGGTAACTAATAATTATCAGAAGAAAGTACCTTTATATAATAATAGAGTAGTAAAAGTTATTATTACGTATGTAGATGTAAAAATATTTTCTTTACGAGGTGAAGAGAAAATTACATTTCAAACACCTCTTGTTCAAGATGAATGTAAATTACGTATATACGGTAAATCCGAAGTTACAATAAAGAAAATGGATGTAGATAAATTAGATGTTTCTATTTATGGTGATAGTTTTTTAAATATAGAAAAAGGAACCATTAATAAACAAAAAATAACTGCTTACGGACCTAGTAAAGTTATGGCTGTAGATGTAGTTTCAAAAGAAACTAAAATAACGGCTTACGGAGATGGAACTTTTCAGTTTAACGTGTCCGAAAAAATAAAAGTAAATTCTTACGGAGAATCTACAGTACTTTATAAAGGAGGTGCACAATTAAAAAAAGGAATTGTTATAGGAGAATCTACGATACGTAAACTCCTTTAG
- a CDS encoding helix-turn-helix domain-containing protein — MNFKFLDKKDSRGIVNNLFSISFTKEDLPFKTIIIPIGLPSLVYIFSKNQTVLFNKKITPLQGLTVSGQFSSTYHYHVNDESYNVGINLHPTALYKILQIDISTLTNRLVPLIEIDKDLFKRMNPFFLNYKQDPSSFITNIIAFIESLELIDDKDVKHIDKAIAYIDKNEGMINVLDLLKILPFSQKSLETKFKKIIGITPGKFIRLSRFTKLMRKYEDKKLSLKDLIHKYNYYDHSHFLKDFKLFMPESPKSYFKNEYPLIKSYSKDL, encoded by the coding sequence ATGAATTTTAAATTTCTAGATAAAAAAGATTCTAGAGGTATCGTAAATAATTTATTTAGTATCTCTTTTACAAAAGAAGATTTACCTTTTAAAACAATTATAATACCTATTGGCTTACCATCACTTGTATATATTTTTAGTAAAAACCAAACAGTTCTTTTTAATAAGAAAATAACACCTTTACAAGGACTTACAGTAAGTGGCCAATTTTCAAGCACTTATCATTATCATGTAAATGACGAAAGTTATAATGTAGGCATTAATTTACACCCAACAGCTTTATATAAAATACTACAAATAGATATTTCTACCTTAACCAATAGACTTGTTCCTTTAATAGAAATTGATAAAGATTTATTTAAAAGAATGAATCCATTTTTTTTAAATTATAAACAAGACCCTTCTAGTTTTATAACTAACATTATAGCGTTTATAGAAAGTTTAGAGTTAATTGATGATAAAGATGTAAAACATATAGATAAAGCAATTGCCTATATTGATAAAAATGAAGGCATGATTAATGTTTTAGATTTACTAAAAATACTACCTTTTTCACAAAAATCATTAGAAACAAAATTTAAAAAAATTATTGGTATAACTCCGGGTAAATTTATTAGGTTATCTCGCTTTACAAAGCTTATGCGTAAATACGAAGACAAAAAATTAAGTTTAAAAGACCTCATACATAAATACAATTATTACGATCATTCTCATTTTTTAAAAGACTTTAAGTTATTTATGCCAGAATCTCCTAAGTCTTACTTTAAAAATGAGTATCCGCTTATAAAGTCATATTCTAAAGATTTATAA
- a CDS encoding pentapeptide repeat-containing protein: MKNKITLLAFSFLFITTVALAQKKVKASDIMKDIKAGKAISINNATIIGVLDFTYMDDAVKKMPIKKKSSWFNWSSNSSTNEIKKIIDVRISFINCTFKDDVLAYIPNEASGLTYTASFKDETIFKNCIFKHKAMFKYSRFERKTDFSGTSFNDDSTFKYAKFDNKISFSNTIFNEIATFKYAKFSNNVSFNNALFKDTATFKYTNFSNGVSFNNTTFKEDLNIKYMKVSGDFNITNMHVAYEIDAKYTKINGKSFNKTSIDKN; encoded by the coding sequence ATGAAAAATAAAATTACACTGCTAGCATTCTCTTTTCTTTTTATAACTACAGTTGCTCTTGCTCAGAAAAAAGTAAAAGCCTCTGATATTATGAAAGATATAAAAGCAGGTAAAGCAATTTCTATAAACAACGCAACTATTATTGGTGTTTTAGATTTTACTTATATGGATGATGCTGTAAAAAAAATGCCCATTAAAAAGAAAAGTAGCTGGTTTAATTGGAGCTCAAATAGTTCTACAAACGAAATTAAAAAAATAATAGACGTTCGTATTTCTTTTATAAACTGCACTTTTAAAGATGATGTTTTAGCTTATATACCCAATGAAGCATCTGGACTTACATATACAGCTAGTTTTAAAGATGAAACTATTTTTAAAAACTGCATTTTTAAGCATAAAGCCATGTTTAAATACTCTCGTTTTGAAAGAAAAACTGATTTTTCTGGAACTTCCTTTAATGATGACAGCACCTTTAAGTATGCCAAATTTGACAATAAAATTAGCTTTTCGAATACCATTTTTAATGAAATTGCAACTTTTAAATATGCCAAATTTAGTAATAATGTAAGTTTTAACAATGCTTTATTTAAAGACACTGCAACCTTTAAATATACTAACTTTTCTAATGGAGTATCATTTAATAACACAACTTTTAAAGAGGATTTAAATATTAAATACATGAAAGTTTCGGGTGATTTTAACATTACAAACATGCACGTAGCTTATGAAATAGACGCTAAGTACACCAAAATTAACGGAAAAAGCTTCAATAAAACTTCCATTGATAAAAATTAG